The DNA region CTCGAGGAAGCGGCTCATCTTGGCCGAGCGCACCCCCGCGAGATCGTATCCGACGCTGATGTCGAAGAGCACGTCGCGCTCGGCCTCGCCGCACCCCTCGGGAATCCCCGCCTCGCCGAGCGCGGCGAGAAGGAGGCGCGCCTTGACGTACTCGCGCGCCGATTCTTGAAGCGAAAGCTCCTGCGACCACTCGACGTTGAAGCCGACCGTCTCCATGTCGATGCACGGCCGCGGGATCGCGAGACGGTCGAGAACCTGCACGGTCTTCAGCTCGAGAATGCGCCCCCCGGCGAGATACGAGAGAACGATGTTCTCCGCGAGCTGTGTGTGCGGCCCGGCGGCCGGTCCGAGCGGGGTCGAGGCCCTCTCTCCGTGCGAACGGACCGAACCATCGAACCCGGGCATCCCGCGGTAGAACTTCTCCTCCGGGAGATCGAAGATCGCCCCTTCGCGCTCCTTCTGGAGGAGCGCGCGCCGGAGAAGAAGCGCCGCGGAAAGCGGCCGGAGAACGCTCATCGTCACCTCTCGCGGCGCCGGCGTTCCGCCGCGCGGCCGGCGCTCGCGCCCCTCACGCTACCACACCCGCGCGCCGCCCGGAAGGACGCCCCGCGCGACGATTCGGAACCGTGTGTATAATCCGCCTCGGAGGAGCGATCGACTTGAGACACTTCGTGCGCCCAAGGATGTTCCTCGCGTGCCTCCTCGCCGCCGCGGCCGCCGAGGGATCTCTTCCCTACGGGACGAACCGAATCACCCCCGCGAACCTCTACACGCTCCAGCAAAAGATCCAATGGGACGGCCCGCGCGAGATCCAAGCCCTTCGGACCGAACACTTCGACATCTACATGGGAAAGGAGGAAGAGGCGATCGCCTCCCGCATCGCGAGCATCGCCGAGGAGTGGGTTCCGCGGCTCGAGGAGCGGATGGGGGTTCGCTTCGATTCGCTCGTCGAGAAGGGGGAGCGGATCCCGCTCATCGGCTACACGTCGGAGACGCGCTTTCTCGCGACGAACACGGCTCCCGGCTTCGTCGGAGAGGGGGTGCAGGGCTTCTTCGATCTCGTCCGCGGGCGGATCGTTCTCCCCTTCACCGGTTCGAACGAACGGCTCGAGCACGTGATCCGGCACGAGATGGTCCACTCCTTCACGCTCCCCCTCCTCGAAGCCTCCTGGAAGCGCTACCAGAAGGACCGCGACCGCGTGCGCGAGCGGCAAGTGAAATGGGGAGAGCTCGTGTATGTCGCGCGGCGCTTCACGCATCAAGCGCCGCGGGAAGCATTCCCGCGCTTCGTCCGGGGGCGGCTCGCGCCGGTCGAGGACGAGGTCGCCCTTCCGCCTCCGGTCTTCGGATCCGGAACGCTTCACCCGCAAATCGTTTTCGGATACGCCGAGGGCTCCTCGCGCGACCCGAGGATCCGCGTCTCGCTTCGCCTCGCGAATCCGGCGGAGGCGGCGTTTCTCGCCTCTCTCCGCGGCGCGGAGATCGACTCGCTCGCGGCGACGCTCGGCCCGGGCGCGCGCTCGGTCCTCCGAGTCCTCTCCCGCCCCTACCCCTGGACGGTCGAGGCGGAGGAAGAGATCCTTTTCGACGAACCGGTCCCCTCCGCCGGCGCGCGCCGGCACCTCGAGCGGTTTCTCGGCGCCGTTCCCCGGGAGACGACGGATCGCGCGGAGAGCCCTCCGCTTCGCATGCTCCAGGCGGACCTTCTGGTTCTCGACTCGGTCGATCCGGCCGCGTTCCGAGAGGCGTGGGAGGCGATCGCTCCCCTCTATCGCGCCCTCGCGCGCACCCGCTACGACGGGCCGGTCCTCCCCGAGCACCGAAGCCCCTCGTCCGCGCGATTCGACGAAGCGGAGCGCGCGCTCTTCCGCTACGTCCCCCCCGATCTCCGCCCCCGGCTCTTCTCCCTCGGCATCCTCGAAGGGGTCGCCGAGTACTACGCGGCGGAGTGGAGCGACCTCAACGATCTCGTGCTTCGCGATCTCGTCCACGAGGGGAGGCTCGTTCCGTTCCAGCATCTCGGGCCGCAGCACGGGTATCTCGTCTACGTGGAGGGGCTCTCCTTCTTCCGCTATCTTTCCGAGAGGTTCGGCGAGGAGACGATCGGTCTTCTCCTGGAAAGCCTCTACCGCGGACGCCGCGAGACCGACGTGTTCGAGGCGGTGTACGGAGAAGCGCTTGACACATTAAGCATGAAATGGGAGATCTCGCTTCGCCGGAGCATCCTCTCGCAGTTCACGGACCAGACGGACATCCGCGAGCACGCAGCGCCCCTCGAGAGCGGAAGCTTCGCGGGCCCGCCGCGCGCCGACGGCGGGCGCGTCCTCTTCGCCTCGTTCCGGCGAGGGCGGGCCGAGATCCGCGCGTGGGAGAACGGGAAGTACTCCGGGATCGCAAAGGACCGCCTCCCCGGATTCGAGTCGCTCCATCTCGGCGACCCGAACCTCGACATCCGCGGGGACCGGGCCGTCTTCGTCGCCCTCTCGAAGGGGAGGGACGAGGTGGTCGCGGTCCGGCTCCCGGGGAACGAGGTCGTCGCAAGAAGACGATTCGATCCGCTCCTCACGATCGAGTCGCTCACGCTCTCGCCCGACGGAAAGGAAGTCGTGGTCGCCGCGCTTCACGAAAGCGGGCGCGGGGATCTCTTTCGCTTCGCTCTCGAAGGAGGTCCGCTCGAACGGCTCACGGACGATCTCGCCCACGAGACCGATCTCGAATGGGGCGAGGAGGGGATCCTCTTCGCCGCGGATCGCGAGACGCCCGGGCGCTACGACCTTCATTGGATCGACCCCGAAGGAAACGAACGCCGAATTCTTCGTCTCCCGACGTCGATCGGGAACCCGCGTTGGCTGGACAAGGATCGGATCCTCTATCTTGCGCGCGAGGGAAATCGCCCGAGGAACGTCTTTCTCTTCCATCGCCGAGACGGAACGACGGCGCTCGTGACGCGGGATGCGGTCGGCATCTCCGCCTTCGATCACGACGGCGATACGCTTTACCTGCGAACCAACCGGAGGCTCCGCTTCCAGATCTGGAAGACGCCCCTCTCCCCGCTTCTCGACTCCGCCGGCGCGCCGGTGGCGGTCGCGGGGGCGGCGGCGCCGGTCCCGTGGACGCCTCCCGAGCCGGCGCCGCACGAGAAGGGGCCCTACAAGAGGAAGTACGGACCGGACCTCTTCTTTCTCACGGGGAACGCTTTCTACTCCCAGACCCTCCTCGGCCTCTCCGACATCCTCGGGGACCGGAAGATCGCGCTCTACCTCGGTTCGAACGCGGACCGGTCGGACGATCTCCTCAAGTACCTCTCCGGCGGCGCGACGGTCCACTTCCTCGAAGGACGCGTCGACTACCGGCTCGGCGCGTTCCACTTCGCGGACGAGTACCTGACCGACCAGCGCGGGTTCTTTTTCCGGCGCGAGACCGGTGTGCTCGGCGGGATCACGGTCCCCTTCGACCGCTTTCGATCGATCGGCCTCAACGTTCTCATCAAGAACGTCCGCGAGGAAACGCTCGGCTCCGACGCGAAGAACGACTTCGGCGAGGTGACGGTGCAGGGGATTCTCGGGTACGACACCGCGGTCCCCGACCGGTTCGGCTACGGGTTCGGGAGCGGCGTTCTCTCGAGCCTCCTCTTCTCGACGGATTTCCGTTTGAGCCCCGAGTCGAGCATCGGGAGCAACACGGTTCTCGGCGATCTCCGCGTGTACGTTCCGTTCGGCTGGGATGTCGTGTGGGCGAACCGCCTCTCCGGCGGGTTCTCGTCGGGCGAGTTCCCGCAGCAGATCCTGATCGGGGGATCGCTCACGCTCCGGGGCTACGACTTCCTTTCCCTCCGCGGGGAGCGCTACTTGCTCGCGAACGAAGAGGTGCGTTTCCCCCTTCCCGTGCGTCTTCTCGTCGGCGATCTCGCGGTCGTCTCGCGCCTCCAGGGAGCGCTCTTCGTCGACGCGGGGGACGCGTGGTTCGAGGGACATTCCCCCGTCTTCCGCGGCTCGACCGGCTTCGGCCTTCGGAACGGAATCGGCGGCGCCGTTCTCCGGTGGGACCTCGCCAAGAAGTTCGAGCGGCGCCGCTTCCTTGAAGGATGGGAAACCGATTTCTTCATCGGTTGGAATTTTTGACCTGGATGATGCAGGCGTCCTCTACTGCGGACGCGGAGCGCGGCCTCGCGACGAAAACGAGCGCGCAATCCAAATCGGGGAGTCGAAAGCTGCAGACGGCAAGTGATCAAACGGGGACCGGGTTCCCCGCGTCGTCGACGGCGACGAAGACGACATCCGCCTCGGTCACGCGGACGATCTCCTCGGGATCTCCCTCGCGCTGCGCCTCGACGACGACTCGCGTCGCGATCGACGTGCGGCCCACCTTCGTCACATCGGCGTAG from Candidatus Eisenbacteria bacterium includes:
- a CDS encoding BamA/TamA family outer membrane protein — encoded protein: MRHFVRPRMFLACLLAAAAAEGSLPYGTNRITPANLYTLQQKIQWDGPREIQALRTEHFDIYMGKEEEAIASRIASIAEEWVPRLEERMGVRFDSLVEKGERIPLIGYTSETRFLATNTAPGFVGEGVQGFFDLVRGRIVLPFTGSNERLEHVIRHEMVHSFTLPLLEASWKRYQKDRDRVRERQVKWGELVYVARRFTHQAPREAFPRFVRGRLAPVEDEVALPPPVFGSGTLHPQIVFGYAEGSSRDPRIRVSLRLANPAEAAFLASLRGAEIDSLAATLGPGARSVLRVLSRPYPWTVEAEEEILFDEPVPSAGARRHLERFLGAVPRETTDRAESPPLRMLQADLLVLDSVDPAAFREAWEAIAPLYRALARTRYDGPVLPEHRSPSSARFDEAERALFRYVPPDLRPRLFSLGILEGVAEYYAAEWSDLNDLVLRDLVHEGRLVPFQHLGPQHGYLVYVEGLSFFRYLSERFGEETIGLLLESLYRGRRETDVFEAVYGEALDTLSMKWEISLRRSILSQFTDQTDIREHAAPLESGSFAGPPRADGGRVLFASFRRGRAEIRAWENGKYSGIAKDRLPGFESLHLGDPNLDIRGDRAVFVALSKGRDEVVAVRLPGNEVVARRRFDPLLTIESLTLSPDGKEVVVAALHESGRGDLFRFALEGGPLERLTDDLAHETDLEWGEEGILFAADRETPGRYDLHWIDPEGNERRILRLPTSIGNPRWLDKDRILYLAREGNRPRNVFLFHRRDGTTALVTRDAVGISAFDHDGDTLYLRTNRRLRFQIWKTPLSPLLDSAGAPVAVAGAAAPVPWTPPEPAPHEKGPYKRKYGPDLFFLTGNAFYSQTLLGLSDILGDRKIALYLGSNADRSDDLLKYLSGGATVHFLEGRVDYRLGAFHFADEYLTDQRGFFFRRETGVLGGITVPFDRFRSIGLNVLIKNVREETLGSDAKNDFGEVTVQGILGYDTAVPDRFGYGFGSGVLSSLLFSTDFRLSPESSIGSNTVLGDLRVYVPFGWDVVWANRLSGGFSSGEFPQQILIGGSLTLRGYDFLSLRGERYLLANEEVRFPLPVRLLVGDLAVVSRLQGALFVDAGDAWFEGHSPVFRGSTGFGLRNGIGGAVLRWDLAKKFERRRFLEGWETDFFIGWNF